The Engystomops pustulosus chromosome 4, aEngPut4.maternal, whole genome shotgun sequence genome contains a region encoding:
- the SEMA4C gene encoding semaphorin-4C yields the protein MIPRWLCILALLISVEVKAWNQMPRKTVRYSGFSDNLQSWRVGISHYLTLMLDENRGALYVGAQEIIYSLDLDNIGKELRPQIKWEAPSERKMECVNKGKSNQTECFNFIRILQNYNETHLLTCGTYAFQPKCAYIELSTFTLDSVNLEDGKGKCPYDPSTGHTGLVVDGVLYSATLFNFLGTEPVIQRSMGQHNSIKTEYLATWLNEAKFVGSAHVPESVDNKLGDDDKIYFFFTERALEYDCYSEQVVSRVARICKGDLGGARTLQRKWTSFLKARLVCSIPELQLHFNQLQSVFTLRTDHWRATQFYATFQARWGDVSVSAVCQYSIQDIQKVFDGHYKEYREQAQKWGRYSDTVPSPRPGSCITNFHRHHGMNSSMDLPDNTLNFAKKHPLMDDAVQPVQGRPLLVRKGVNFTTLAVHRTTGLNRKEYDVLFIGTGNGWMNKAVRIGSAVHLIEELQMFDKPYPVHSLVLSARRSFLFAGSPAGLVRLPMADCSKYRSCADCILARDPFCAWNLSASRCVESDNPYGDALRQDIESFDTSMCEVQYMKYSKPSSRNLTVAIGTNVVLPCELTSNLAQPIWKFNGQDLRPDDNDSVLYDITLQALVILGVNVHHSGTYSCFSVEQGAQFASKHYQLHVVASPSLTLESTAPMDGLGLVWMMVIALGAVCLALFLAVVYLRRKLQDEMEKGSKTLENTLVYPIQLPSQPKITKCLPSADSDEKLWDPSSYYYSDGSLKIVPGHALCQNSTGSSSPSGNGIPGQPLPSPPLHSPNHMLLSGVRGSSSNGYIRLTLGGGLNEERPPLGDLNEELRWKLKQRQALPDSNPEESSV from the exons ATGATTCCGCGGTGGTTGTGTATTTTGGCCCTCTTAATAAGCGTCGAAGTCAAAGCATGGAATCAGATGCCACGAAAAACGGTGCGGTATTCAG GATTCTCTGACAATCTACAATCCTGGCGTGTTGGCATCTCCCATTACCTaactctgatgctggatgaaaatcggggggcactgtatgtgggtGCACAGGAAATCATATACTCACTAGACCTTGATAACATTGGCAAAGAACTGAGACCGCAG ATTAAATGGGAAGCCCCAAGCGAAAGGAAGATGGAGTGTGTCAATAAGGGCAAGAGCAATCAG ACGGAGTGTTTCAATTTTATCCGCATCCTCCAGAATTATAACGAAACTCATCTCCTGACCTGCGGGACCTACGCCTTTCAGCCCAAGTGTGCTTATATA GAGCTGTCAACTTTCACTCTGGATAGTGTCAACTTAGAAGATGGGAAAGGAAAATGTCCGTATGATCCATCTACCGGCCATACCGGGCTCGTTGTAG ATGGGGTTTTGTACTCTGCTACCTTATTCAACTTTCTGGGGACAGAGCCGGTGATTCAGCGCAGTATGGGGCAGCATAACAGTATAAAGACTGAATATCTGGCAACATGGCTGAATG AAGCCAAGTTTGTGGGCTCCGCTCACGTCCCAGAGAGCGTGGATAACAAGCTGGGCGATGACGACAAGATCTACTTCTTCTTCACTGAACGCGCCCTAGAATATGACTGCTATAGCGAGCAGGTGGTGTCCCGTGTGGCCCGCATCTGCAAG GGAGACTTAGGAGGGGCTCGGACTTTGCAGAGAAAGTGGACCAGTTTCTTAAAGGCCCGGCTGGTGTGCTCCATACCAGAGCTTCAGCTTCACTTTAACCAGCTACAGTCCGTGTTCACCCTGCGTACGGACCATTGGAGAGCCACGCAGTTCTACGCCACCTTCCAGGCACGCTG GGGCGATGTCTCGGTGTCTGCCGTCTGCCAGTACTCCATCCAAGACATTCAGAAAGTGTTTGACGGACATTACAAAGAATACCGCGAGCAGGCTCAGAAATGGGGCCGGTACTCTGACACGGTGCCCAGTCCACGACCCGGATCG TGTATCACAAATTTCCACCGGCATCACGGAATGAACAGCTCGATGGACCTTCCTGATAACACCCTCAACTTTGCCAAGAAGCACCCGCTTATGGATGACGCCGTTCAGCCTGTTCAAGGCCGCCCTCTGCTGGTCAGGAAAGGAGTCAACTTCACAACGCTGGCCGTGCACAGGACGACGGGGCTGAACAGGAAGGAATACGATGTGCTCTTCATCGGCACAG GTAATGGGTGGATGAACAAAGCCGTACGTATAGGTTCTGCTGtccatttaattgaagaacttcAGATGTTTGATAAGCCTTATCCAGTCCACAGCTTGGTCTTGTCTGCACGGAGG TCCTTCCTCTTCGCTGGCTCCCCGGCAGGGCTTGTACGTCTTCCCATGGCAGACTGCAGTAAATATCGTTCCTGCGCAGACTGCATTCTCGCCCGTGACCCCTTCTGTGCCTGGAACCTCAGCGCCAGCCGCTGCGTCGAGTCTGACAACCCATATGG GGACGCTCTGCGGCAGGACATTGAAAGCTTTGACACATCCATGTGTGAAGTTCAGTATATGAAATACT CTAAACCTTCCTCAAGAAATCTGACTGTGGCCATCGGGACCAACGTTGTCCTTCCTTGTGAGCTGACCTCCAACCTGGCCCAACCCATATGGAAGTTCAATGGTCAGGATCTGAGACCGGATGATAATGACTCTGTGCTGTATGATATCACTCTCCAGGCCCTGGTCATCCTTGGAGTCAACGTTCACCACTCTGGAACATACAGCTGTTTTTCGGTGGAACAGGGGGCCCAGTTTGCTTCCAAACATTACCAGCTACACGTGGTGGCATCTCCATCTCTGACTCTGGAATCGACCGCTCCTATGGATGGTTTGGGGTTGGTGTGGATGATGGTGATCGCTCTCGGGGCTGTGTGCTTGGCTCTTTTCCTGGCCGTAGTCTACCTGCGCAGGAAGCTCCAAGATGAGATGGAAAAAGGCTCGAAGACCCTGGAGAACACACTTGTATATCCCATCCAGTTACCCTCACAACCCAAAATCACAAAGTGTTTGCCTAGTGCCGACTCTGATGAGAAACTATGGGACCCGTCTTCTTACTACTATTCTGATGGATCGCTTAAGATCGTCCCGGGTCACGCACTGTGCCAGAACAGCACGGGCTCTTCCTCTCCATCCGGTAATGGTATCCCTGGCCAACCACTACCCTCACCGCCTCTTCATTCACCTAACCATATGCTGCTCTCCGGTGTCCGGGGGTCCAGCAGCAATGGCTATATACGGCTAACACTGGGTGGGGGATTGAATGAGGAGCGCCCGCCACTTGGGGACCTAAATGAAGAACTGAGGTGGAAACTGAAGCAGAGGCAGGCTTTGCCGGACTCCAATCCAGAGGAATCGTCTGTCTGA